GCCGCCGGAGGCGGCGAAGTGCCGTTCCATCGAGTCGATCCGCAGCACGGGCTGCTGCTGGTCCGCGGCGCCCTCGGCGCTTTCGCGCGGGGCGGGGACGGTCTGTGGTGCGGTCACTTTCCGGCCTCCTGGTCGGGTCGCGCGGGCTCGGTGGCGGGGGTGGCCGTGAGGGTGTCGGACGCCTCGTCGGCGGCGTACGGGTGCCAGCACGCCGCGCGGTGGCCGGCGTCCGTTCCCGTCGCGGGGTCGACCGACCTGAATCCGGGGCGGCCTCCGGTGCAGGTGTCGTCGGCGCGGCTGCACCGGGGCGCGAAGGTGCAGGCGTCGGGCTGGCTGTCGAGGCTGGGCACCAGGCCGGGGATCTCGGGGAGCCGCCGCTTGCCCTCGCCGCCGGGGCGCAGGACCGCGCCGAGCAGGCCCCTGGTGTACGGGTGCCGGGCGGTGCCGAACAGGTCGTGGACGGGGGCCTGTTCGACGGAGCGTCCGGCGTACATCACCAGGACCCGGTCGGCCGCGTCGGCGACGACGCCCAGGTCGTGGGTGACCAGCACGATCGCGGTGCCGAGCCGTTCGCGCAGCGACTGGAGGACTTCCAGGATGCCGGCCTGCACGGTCACGTCGAGTGCGGTGGTCGGTTCGTCGGCGATGAGGACCGAGGGGTCGCAGGCGACGGCGATCGCGATCATCACGCGCTGGCGCATGCCGCCGGAGAGCTGGTGCGGGTACTCGTCGATGCGGCTGCGCGGGGCGGGGATGCCGACCAGGTCGAGCAGGTCCACGGAGCGCTCCCTGGCCTCCTTCCGGCTCAGTCCCTGGTGCCTGCGGAGCACTTCGCCGATCTGCCGGCCGATGGTGAGGACCGGGTTCAGTGAGGTCATCGGCTCCTGGAAGATCATCGCGATGTCCTTGCCGCGGATCTTCTGGAGCTCCTTCTCGGGTGCGCCGACCAGTTCCCGGCCGCCGAGGCTGATGGAGCCGCCGATGTGGGCCGTGGGCGGGAGCAGTCCCATGACGGCCATCGAGGTCACGGACTTGCCGCACCCCGACTCGCCCACGACGGCGAGGACCTCGCCGGGGTGCAGGTCCCAGGAGACGCCGTCGACGGCGTGCACGGTGCGGGTGTCGGAGCGGAAGGACACCGACAGGTCGCGGACGCTCAGGACGGGTTCGCGCACCGGTCCCCGTACGGATTCGAGAACGGTCTCGGTCATCGGGTCCCTCCACGGGGGTCGAGGACGTCCCGCAGTCCGTCGCCGAGCAGGTTGAAGGCCAGGGTCGCCGCGACGATCGCCAGGCCGGGGAAGACGGCGAGCCAGGGCGCGGGGGCCAGGAAGGACTGGGCGCCGGAGAGCATCACGCCGAGGGACGGGTCGGGCGGCTGGACGCCGAGGCCGAGGAAGCTGAGCAGCGCCTCGCCGATGACGGCGGCGGGGATGCCGACGGTCGCCTGGACGATCAGTGCGGAGGTGGCGTTGGGCAGGATGTGCCGGAAGAGCACGGTTCCGTCGCCGCCGCCGTTGGCGATGGCCGCTCCGACGTAGTCGACGTGCTTGAGCCGCAGCGTCTCGGCCCGGGTGATGCGGATGACGGCGGGGATCTGCGAGATACCGATGGCGATGGTCGCGTTGGTCAGCGAGGGGCCGAGGATCGCGGCGAGACCGACGGCGAGCACCAGGAAGGGGAAGGCCAGCATGGTGTCGGTGAGTCGGGAGATCGCCCCGTCGGCGAGCTTCCCGTAGTAGCCGCCGACCAGGCCGAGCGGTACGCCGATGACGAACGCCAGCACGACGGCGACGAGGCCGACCTGCATGGAGGCGCGCGCGCCGTACACGATGCGGGACAGCTGGTCGCGCCCCAGATCGTCGGTGCCGAGCCAGTGGGCCGCGCCCGGTTCCGCCAGGACGTTCCCGAAGTCCGGCTGGGAGGGGTCGTACGGGGCGATCAGCGGGGCGAGGAGGGCGACCAGGATGAAGACGGCGGCGATGATGCCGCCGGTCATGGCCAGCCGGTTCCTGCGCAGGGCGCGCAGCCGTCCGTTGCCGGTCCGCTTCCTCGCGGTCTGCGGGACGGTGGGGAGCGCTGGGGTCGCTGTGGTCACCGGGCACCTCCGAGCCGGATGCGCGGGTCGATGACCGAATAGACCACGTCGACCAGCAGATTGATGAGGATGTACGCGGCGGAGGTGCAGAGCACCACGGCCTGCAGCGTCGCGTAGTCACGGGTGAAGACGGCGTCGATGGTGAGCTTGCCGAAGCCGGGCAGGACGAAGATCTGCTCGGTGACGACGGCTCCGGAGATCAGGTGCCCGAGCTGGAGCCCGAGCACGGTCACGACGGTGACGAGCGAGTTGCGCAGCGCGTGCCCGCCGACGACGGACCGTTTCGACAGCCCCTTGGCGCGGGCGGTGCGTACGTAGTCGGCGGAGAGCGAGTCGAGCATCGCCGCCCGCGTCTGGCGCATCACGACGGCGGCGAGGCCGGAGCCGAGCACGATCGCGGGCAGCACCATGCGGCGCAGGTTGTCGACCGGGTCGGTCCCGAAGGGGACGTATCCGGAGGCGGCGAACACGGGGACGGCGATGGCGAAGCCGAGGACGAGCACGATGCCGAGCCAGAACGTCGGGATGGAGAGCCCGATCAGCGCGATGACGTTGGCGATCCACTCCTCGGGCTTCCCGCGCCGCACCGCGGCGACGACTCCGGCGCCGATGCCGAGGACCACGGCGAGCAGCAGGGAGAGCGCGGCCAGTTCCAGCGTGACCGGGAGGGCCTGCCCGATGGCGTCGGCGACCGGGAGCCCGGTCCGGGAGGAGTTGCCGAGGTCGCCGGTGAGGGCGTGGCCGATGAAGCGGGCGTACTGCACGACGATGTTGTCGTTGAGGCCGTACGCCTCGCGGATCGCGGCGAGCGCCTCGGGGCTGCGCTCCTCACCTGCCAGGGCGAGCGCCGGGTCGCCGGGCAGCGCCCGGATGCCGGCGAACACCACGATCGAGACCAGGAAGAGCGTGATGAGGGACTGACGCAACCGCGTCAGCAGGTATTTCGTCATCGGGTGTACCCCGCATTCGTGACCCGGACCAGTCCGTCGCCGTAGACGCGGATGCCCGCGACGTCCTTGGTGGCGACGACGTAGTTCTTCTGCCGGTAGAGGTAGATCAGCGTGTGGGCGTCCTGCACGCGGTGGGTGAGCTCGTCGTAGATCTCGGTGCGCCGTGCCGGGTCGGCGACGGTACGGCCCTCGGCGATGAGCTTGTCGATCTCGGGGTCGCCCAGGCCGTAGGCGTTCATGGCGCCGGCGGTCTTGAGGAAGTTGGAGACGTTGCCGTCCGGGTCGAGCCGTCCGGACCAGCCGCTGGTGAAGACGTCGTAGTTCCCGGCGTCGGTCTCCGAGAGCATGGTGGCGTACTCGGTGGGCCGCAGCGAGAGGTCGAATCCGGCCTCCTTGACCATGGCCTGGAGGACCTGTCCGACCCGTCCCTGTTCGGGGGTGGTGGAGGTCTTCAGCTCGATCTTCAGCGGGGTCTTCACGCCCGCCTCCTTCAGGAGCCTCTTCGCCTTGGCGATGTCGCGCTTCGGGCAGTCCTCGGGCTTGATGCCGGGGGCGATGGCGGACTGCGGCGAGATGGGGCCGCAGGCCGGTTCGTACATGCCCTGGAAGACGACCTCGTTGAGGGTGTCGCGGTCGATCGCGAGCTCGAACGCCTCACGGACCCGGACGTCCCGGGCGATCGGGGTGTCGAGCTTGCCGGGCTTCTGTCCGAGGCCCTTCACGTTGCCGACGTTGAGGCCGATGCCCTGGTAGCCGAGCGAGGGCGAGTTGAAGAGCTGGAGCTTCGGCTCGGTGAGGGCGCTCTGTACATCGATGGGGCCCATCTGGTCGCCGACCTGGAGGTCGCCGGAGCGCAGGTTGGCGAGCCGGACGTTGCCGTCGGGGATGGGCTTGTAGACGACCCCGTCGAGGTGGACCTTGTCCGCGTCGTAGTAGTTCGGGTCCTTCTTCAGCACGATCCGGTCGCCGCCGACCCGCTCGACGAAGCGGAAGGGTCCGACGCAGGAGGGGTGGTTGGTGAAGTTCTTCCCGTACTTCTTCAGCGCGGCCGGTGACATCACCATCCCGGCCCGGTCGGCGAGGACGCCGGTCAGCGGTACGTAGGGCTGCTCGAGCCTCATCCGTACCGTGTCGGGGCCGGTCGCCTCGATGGAGGTGACCGGGGCGAGCTCGGTGCCGCGGGCGGATCCGGGGAGGTCGCGGTGGCGAAGGAGTGAGGTGACGACGGCCGCGGCGTCGAGCCGGGTGCCGTCGCTGAACTTCAGCCCGGGGCGCACCTTCAGGGTGACGGTGCGGCCGTCGGCCGAGGTGGTGGGCAGTGCGGCAGCGAGCTGCGGCACGACGACCCCGTCCTCGTCGATGTCGTAGAGCTTCTCGCACATGCCCGCGAAGACCGTGCGGCCGACGAGGGTCTGGGCGAGCGTGGGGTCGAGTTTGTCCGGGTCGGAGTTGAGAGCGACGGTGAGTGTCCCGCCGTCGCGTACGGACCGGTCGTCGGTTTTGCGTACACCGCCGACCTCGGTCGCCGAGGACTGCAGCGACGCGCAGCCCGAGGTGAGGGACACCAATGCAACCGCCACCAGGGCAACCGCTTTTCGGCGCACGAGGGCCTACCTCCCGCCAGGGGGTGATCAAGGAATATCGCAGACCGTATTTCGCATACAGTCCGCAAGGCAAGAGGGGTTCCCATATATCGGACGGTTTTTACTGACGATCGGATAACGGGGGTGCAGAAGGCGTGAAGACGCCTGTCCACACCCCCCGCGATCAGCCCTGTGTGACGAGGCGGAAACTCTGCGCAGCCGTGCCGTCGCAGGACCGCTGGAACAGTTGGACGCCCGTGGCCGCGGACGCCGGCGCGCTCAGGCATTTGCCGCTGTGCCGGGCGATGAAGTGGTACGCGCCGGAGGCCTCGCGTACCGGCTTCCACTGCTGGTTCGCGCCGCCCCCGTAGGTCCACAGCTGGAGCGGGGCCTGCTCGGCCAGGGACACGTTCGCCACATCGACGACCTGCCGGCCGTCCCCGTCCGCGGCGATCCGCACATGGCCGCCGTCCGTGGCCGGGAACGTGAACCGCTGGGCTGCTGTGCCGTTGCAGCTGTACTGCTGGATCACCGTGCCGTTGGCGGTGGCCGCGGCACGCGCGTCCACGCAGTTCCCGTTGGCCTCGGCCACCAGCGCGTACGCCGACGTCGCCGGGATCGGGTCCCCGGGCGCCGGGTCTCCCCCGCCGCCGCCCAGCCATTTCAGCCCGTCCACCACGAACCGGTTCTGGGTCTCACTGGCGAAGGTCGAGGACAACGTGGTCCCGGAGCCGTAGTCCATGGCGTTGTGGCCGAAGTTCGCGTAGAGCATCCGGTAGCCGGTGTTCGTCCACAGGACGGGGTAGTCGCCGCTGTACCAGGACTGGTTCGGATCCGTGCCCAGCGGGAAGCTCACCGGGTCCACGGAGGCCAGGACCTTGATGTCGGGACGGTCGCGAAGGTTGTTCTCCCAGGCGTACCACTCGCTGACCGACGAGGTGAAGGTGGCCGGCAGGCCCGTGGTCGAGGGATGCGTCCGGTCCTCGGTGCGGAGCACCGCCGTGGTGGGTCCCCAGGTGTTCGACCTGAAGTTGCCGCTGCCGAGGAACTGGTCGTAGTACCAGGGCCACTCCTGGGCCTCGGTGGTGAACGCCGAGACATGGAAGCCCATCCAGGCTCCGCCGGAGCGCATGTACCTCTCGAAGCCGGTGCGCTGGGAGGCCGTCTGCGGGGCGTCGTCGAGGAACAGCACCACCTGGTACTGGTCAGGGGTGATACTGCTCAGCCGCTCCCAGTCGTTGGTGGAGGTGTAGGAGAAATTATTGGCGGCGGCGGTGGCGGGGAACCACCGGTTGGCCTCCTGGACGAAGCTGATGTGCGCCGCGTCCCAGGTGCCGTTGTAGAAGGCGATCACCTTGAAGTCGGGTGCCTGCGCGGCGTTCGGCACAGCATGCGCGGGGATGGCGGGCCCCAGCAGTAACGCCGGCAGCAGGAGGAGGAGCCATCGGCACAGCCGGCCGGCCCCTCCTCGGAGGGCCGCGGTGGCCCTGATGGTGTTCATGCGAAACCGTCCTCTCCGAACCGGGTGGGGGCCGGGCCGGCTCCGACGGGTGTCGGAGCCGGCCCGGTGTGTCCTGGAGACGTGGCGCTGTTCAGGGGTGGCTGACGAGGTTGGCCACGTTGGTGGAGGAGTTGGAGGGGCCGCCGCGCCCGTTGATGACGTGGCGGATGGTTCCGGTGCCGCCGAGCGAGACGGTCACCATGCTCTGGAACCGCACGTTCGGGTTGTCCGGGACCTCGAAGGCGTGCTCGGCACTCACGCCCGGGTTGGAGCTGAAGAAGCAGTAGCTGCCGAGGCCGTACGCCTGGTGGCTGGTGACCGAGTCCGCGACCTTGTAGGCGGCGTAGCCCTGGGTGGAGCCGTTCATCCAGGACGCCTGGTCGGGGACGTCGTACGGCATCTCGTTCTGGTAGAAGTACGTGCGTCCGCCGTTGCCGTTCCAGATCGTCTGGTGCTTCTGGTAGTGCTCGACGAACAGTCCGTACATCGTCACGTCGTCGCCGTTGACGACGAGCCCGGTATCGGCGCGGTTGCTGTTCCAGCCGATGCCGCTGCCGTGGTCGCCGCGCCAGATCCACATGTGGTCGCCGATGACATGGTCGCTGTTGACCACCAGGCTGGTGGTCGCCCGTCCCACGGCGGCGCCGCCGACCCGGAAGAAGACGTCGTGCAGTGAGGTCGGGTTCGCCGCGTGCGAGGCCGAGGACCCGGCCGGGCCGACCTCCATCAGAGTGGCGGAGTTCGTCGTACCGGCGTCGAAGAGGATGCCCGCGACCTTGACCCCGTCGACGTCCGCCACCGTCATCGCGGTGACCCCGTTGTCCGGGACGAACGTGGTGAGGCCGAGGCCCAGGACCACGGTGTCGGGCCTGGTCACCTTCAGGGTCTGGTCGAGGTGGTAGACCCCAGGGGTGACCAGGAGGTTCTTCCCCTCCGCGAGCGCGGCGTTGATCTGGGCGGCCGTGGCTCCCGCCTTCACGACGAAGAACTTGTCCATGCCGATCGAGCTGCCCCCCGCGTTGCCGCCCGCCCAGGTGGTGCCCGAGGCATTGCTGCGGACGGACGGCACGAACACCTGGTAGGCACCGTTGCCGTCCACGTACAGGAAGGGCTTCTCGCGGACCACGGGGGCCTGATTCACCGTGGTGTAGGGCGGGTTGGGGAAGCTGGTGGCCGGAACGCCCTGGCTGCCGACGAAGACCATGTTCCAGTTGGAGCCGGTCCAGCTGCCGAGGGTCGAGTTGCGGGTGATCCACTGCTGCTGCGTGCCGGAACGGACCTGGCCGTCGATCTTGGTGTCGGCCATGAAGCCGCCGCTGGCCCAGCCGCCGTCGTCCAGGGCCAGATTGCCGCGTACGTGCATGCGCCGGTACGGGGCCGCCTGGGAAACGGCCCAGCGGTCGGTACCGCCGGTCGGGTTCACCGACAGGTTCTCGGCGCCGCGCCAGAAGTTCTGGGTGGCGTTCTGCGGCGGGAACCAGTCCGCCTCGGCATGGACGGCGCCGTTGATCGTCACCGAGTCGGGCGACTGGCCCAGTCCGAGGACCTGGGTGTAGAAACCCACGTTGACGTCGTTGCTGTACGTGCCCGGCTTGAACATCACCGCGTACCGCTGGTTGCCGAACTGGTTCGTCTCCTGCTGCCGGAAGATCGAGTCCAGCCGGCTCTGGATGGTGGCCGACGGCATCGACGGGTCGAAGACCACCACGTTCGGACCGAGGTCCACATCGCCCGGCGCGGTGCTCACCGGGGTGACCTGGAAGCGCTGGGCAACGGAGTTGTTGCAGGTGTACTGGACGAGCTGGACGCTGTCGGCCGTGGAGGCGGCGGGCACGTCCAGGCACTTGCCGCTGTTGCGGTTGACGAAGTGAAAGGCGCCGCCGCCCTCGTCGACGGGCTGCCACTGCTGGTTGGTGCCGCCGCCGTACGCCCACAGGTGCACGGCGGCGCTGTCGGCGGTGGACACATCGCTCACGTCCACGACCTGGCCCGCGTCGTTGCGGTTGTTGATGCGGACGAAGCCGCCGTCGGTCGCGGTCAGGCTCCACTGCTGGGCGGTGGAGCTGTTGCAGGTGTACTGCTGGACGGCGGTGCCGTTGACGATCGCGGCGGCGCGGGCGTCCAGGCACTTGCCGCTGCCGCTGTTGACGACGGTCGCCCAGCCGGTCGGCAGGGCCGCGGCGGCCGCCGCGGCGGCGCGCGGGGCTGCCGGGGCCGGGGTGGCGGCCAGCACCGACCCGGCAAGGGCGCCGGCCGCGAACACCGCGGTCAGCGCCCGCCGTCGGCGGTCGGGCGAGGAACCGGACCGGCCCCCGATGGGTCTTCTTCGGACAGATCTGAGCACGGATTCTCCTGTGCGGGTGAGACGGCTCGATGAGGTGGGGACGCGCCGGTCAGCCGGCGTACTGGGCGAACACCTTCGTGAAGTCCCACGGCTGCTGGGAGACGCCCGAGCAGGTGTCGGCGCCACCGCCGGTGCACGGGCGGTCGCGGTTGACCGACCAGAAGGTCAGCCGGGCGAGGTGCCGCTGCTGTGCGTAGCCGAGGATGGTGCGGAAGTCCGCGACCGTGACGGTCTCGCTGTTGTCCGTGATGCCGTTCATCGAGGAGATGCCGGTGTGCCGGTAGGCCTGGTCGTCCGAGTAGCCATAGGCGCTCTTGACCGTGTTCTTCAGCCCTTCGGCCGCGCTGACGGTGAGATTGCCCATGTTCTGGCCCGCCCCGCCGAAGTTGAACGGCATGATCGTCCAGCTGTCCACGGTCAGCCCGGACGCGGAGGCCTTGCGGATCAGGCTGTCGTCGGGTCCGTTCTGTCCGGTGCCGAAGGTGACGTAGACCTTGATCCCGGGGTTGTTCGCCTTGACCGTCTTCAGCGCGTCGACCGTGCGCTGCTGGACGGTGGCGCTGTCGTACGCCTCGGCCTCGATGTCGATGTCGATCGCCTTGAGCCCGTAGGCGTTGATGACCTTCTGGTACGCGGCGGCCAGCTCACCCGCGCTGGAGCAGGAGCTCTCCAGCTTGTTGCCGCTCCAGCCTCCGAAGGACGGGATGACATCGCCGCCCGCGCCCCGGACGGTGTTGACGGTCTGCTGGTCGACCCCGCCCGTCAGCGGCCTGCCGCCGTCCCACTGCGGGTTGCAGTACCCGTTGCTGAGGACGAAGGCGAGGGTGAACCACTTCACGCCGGTGGCGTTCATGACGGTCGTCGGGCTGGGCGGGCTGCCCCAGCCGTTGTAGAGGTACGGAGCCACGGCCATCGCCCCGGCGGGCGGCGTCGTCGGGTCTCCCCCGCCGCTCGGCGCGGTCCACTTCTGTTGGCGGTGCCCGTGCAGGTCCAGATCTGGAGCCGGGTGCCGTTGGCGGAGCTGTTGCCGGTGACGTCCAGGCACTTGTCCGCCTGCGGATTGACGATGTCGTGCGCCGCGGTGACGGTCCAGCGCTGGGCCGTGGAACCGTTGCAGTCCCACAGCTGGACCGTGCTGCCGTTCGCCGTGCCGGCCGAGGTCACGTCCAGACACTTGCCCAGCGCCTTGATGCTCCCGTCCGAACCGACGTCCCACTGCTGGGCGTTGCTCCCGTTGCAGTCATAGAGCTGGACCGGGGTGCCGTTGGCACTGCCGGCGGCGGCCACGTCCATACACTTGCCGGCCAGGCCGGTGATCTGCCCGGTGGCCGCGGCGGCACCCAGGGCAGGCGATCCGGTCAGTCCCGCCAGCAGCGCCGCGGCCGCCCCGGCACCGAGCACACCCCGGAGGGCGGGAGCGTGTCTGCGTACGAAGTGAGTACCCATCAACTTCCAACCGTCCACTTCTGATTGGCGGCACCGGTACAGGTCCAGATCTGGAGCCGCGTCCCGTTGGCCGAACTGTTCCCGACGACGTCCAGGCACTTGCCCGCCTGCGGATTGACGATGTCGCGTGCTCCGCTGACCGCCCAGCGCTGGGCCGCGGAACCGTTGCAGTCCCACAGCTGCACGGCGGTGCCGTCGGCCGTGCCGCCCGACGCCACGTCGAGGCACTTGCCGAGCGCCCGGATCGTGCCGTCCGCGTTCACGCTCCACTGCTGGGCGTTGCTGCCGTTGC
This genomic interval from Streptomyces sp. NBC_00464 contains the following:
- a CDS encoding ABC transporter substrate-binding protein, whose product is MAVALVSLTSGCASLQSSATEVGGVRKTDDRSVRDGGTLTVALNSDPDKLDPTLAQTLVGRTVFAGMCEKLYDIDEDGVVVPQLAAALPTTSADGRTVTLKVRPGLKFSDGTRLDAAAVVTSLLRHRDLPGSARGTELAPVTSIEATGPDTVRMRLEQPYVPLTGVLADRAGMVMSPAALKKYGKNFTNHPSCVGPFRFVERVGGDRIVLKKDPNYYDADKVHLDGVVYKPIPDGNVRLANLRSGDLQVGDQMGPIDVQSALTEPKLQLFNSPSLGYQGIGLNVGNVKGLGQKPGKLDTPIARDVRVREAFELAIDRDTLNEVVFQGMYEPACGPISPQSAIAPGIKPEDCPKRDIAKAKRLLKEAGVKTPLKIELKTSTTPEQGRVGQVLQAMVKEAGFDLSLRPTEYATMLSETDAGNYDVFTSGWSGRLDPDGNVSNFLKTAGAMNAYGLGDPEIDKLIAEGRTVADPARRTEIYDELTHRVQDAHTLIYLYRQKNYVVATKDVAGIRVYGDGLVRVTNAGYTR
- a CDS encoding ThuA domain-containing protein; the protein is MNTIRATAALRGGAGRLCRWLLLLLPALLLGPAIPAHAVPNAAQAPDFKVIAFYNGTWDAAHISFVQEANRWFPATAAANNFSYTSTNDWERLSSITPDQYQVVLFLDDAPQTASQRTGFERYMRSGGAWMGFHVSAFTTEAQEWPWYYDQFLGSGNFRSNTWGPTTAVLRTEDRTHPSTTGLPATFTSSVSEWYAWENNLRDRPDIKVLASVDPVSFPLGTDPNQSWYSGDYPVLWTNTGYRMLYANFGHNAMDYGSGTTLSSTFASETQNRFVVDGLKWLGGGGGDPAPGDPIPATSAYALVAEANGNCVDARAAATANGTVIQQYSCNGTAAQRFTFPATDGGHVRIAADGDGRQVVDVANVSLAEQAPLQLWTYGGGANQQWKPVREASGAYHFIARHSGKCLSAPASAATGVQLFQRSCDGTAAQSFRLVTQG
- a CDS encoding ABC transporter ATP-binding protein, whose translation is MTETVLESVRGPVREPVLSVRDLSVSFRSDTRTVHAVDGVSWDLHPGEVLAVVGESGCGKSVTSMAVMGLLPPTAHIGGSISLGGRELVGAPEKELQKIRGKDIAMIFQEPMTSLNPVLTIGRQIGEVLRRHQGLSRKEARERSVDLLDLVGIPAPRSRIDEYPHQLSGGMRQRVMIAIAVACDPSVLIADEPTTALDVTVQAGILEVLQSLRERLGTAIVLVTHDLGVVADAADRVLVMYAGRSVEQAPVHDLFGTARHPYTRGLLGAVLRPGGEGKRRLPEIPGLVPSLDSQPDACTFAPRCSRADDTCTGGRPGFRSVDPATGTDAGHRAACWHPYAADEASDTLTATPATEPARPDQEAGK
- a CDS encoding RICIN domain-containing protein — protein: MFAAGALAGSVLAATPAPAAPRAAAAAAAALPTGWATVVNSGSGKCLDARAAAIVNGTAVQQYTCNSSTAQQWSLTATDGGFVRINNRNDAGQVVDVSDVSTADSAAVHLWAYGGGTNQQWQPVDEGGGAFHFVNRNSGKCLDVPAASTADSVQLVQYTCNNSVAQRFQVTPVSTAPGDVDLGPNVVVFDPSMPSATIQSRLDSIFRQQETNQFGNQRYAVMFKPGTYSNDVNVGFYTQVLGLGQSPDSVTINGAVHAEADWFPPQNATQNFWRGAENLSVNPTGGTDRWAVSQAAPYRRMHVRGNLALDDGGWASGGFMADTKIDGQVRSGTQQQWITRNSTLGSWTGSNWNMVFVGSQGVPATSFPNPPYTTVNQAPVVREKPFLYVDGNGAYQVFVPSVRSNASGTTWAGGNAGGSSIGMDKFFVVKAGATAAQINAALAEGKNLLVTPGVYHLDQTLKVTRPDTVVLGLGLTTFVPDNGVTAMTVADVDGVKVAGILFDAGTTNSATLMEVGPAGSSASHAANPTSLHDVFFRVGGAAVGRATTSLVVNSDHVIGDHMWIWRGDHGSGIGWNSNRADTGLVVNGDDVTMYGLFVEHYQKHQTIWNGNGGRTYFYQNEMPYDVPDQASWMNGSTQGYAAYKVADSVTSHQAYGLGSYCFFSSNPGVSAEHAFEVPDNPNVRFQSMVTVSLGGTGTIRHVINGRGGPSNSSTNVANLVSHP
- a CDS encoding ABC transporter permease is translated as MTKYLLTRLRQSLITLFLVSIVVFAGIRALPGDPALALAGEERSPEALAAIREAYGLNDNIVVQYARFIGHALTGDLGNSSRTGLPVADAIGQALPVTLELAALSLLLAVVLGIGAGVVAAVRRGKPEEWIANVIALIGLSIPTFWLGIVLVLGFAIAVPVFAASGYVPFGTDPVDNLRRMVLPAIVLGSGLAAVVMRQTRAAMLDSLSADYVRTARAKGLSKRSVVGGHALRNSLVTVVTVLGLQLGHLISGAVVTEQIFVLPGFGKLTIDAVFTRDYATLQAVVLCTSAAYILINLLVDVVYSVIDPRIRLGGAR
- a CDS encoding ABC transporter permease — encoded protein: MTTATPALPTVPQTARKRTGNGRLRALRRNRLAMTGGIIAAVFILVALLAPLIAPYDPSQPDFGNVLAEPGAAHWLGTDDLGRDQLSRIVYGARASMQVGLVAVVLAFVIGVPLGLVGGYYGKLADGAISRLTDTMLAFPFLVLAVGLAAILGPSLTNATIAIGISQIPAVIRITRAETLRLKHVDYVGAAIANGGGDGTVLFRHILPNATSALIVQATVGIPAAVIGEALLSFLGLGVQPPDPSLGVMLSGAQSFLAPAPWLAVFPGLAIVAATLAFNLLGDGLRDVLDPRGGTR